The following are from one region of the Phormidium sp. PBR-2020 genome:
- a CDS encoding alpha-E domain-containing protein: protein MLSRVANSIYWLNRYIERAENVARFIDVNLNLMLDLPSGVSQQWKPLVVTTGDLKFFEERYGEATAENVIQFLTFDLEYPNSILSCLRAARENARSIREIISSEMWEEVNTFYHMVQEAAVNNGHHNVSNLFQQLFFHVKFASHRFAGVMDATMSHNEGWHFGQLGRLLERADKKARILDVKYYILLPSAQLVGTPLDQIQWIALLKSASAYEMYRKYQHRIIPASVAEFMILNREFPRSISFCVQEAERCLHQITGTPVGTWCNGAERSLGQLCAKLGYITIQDIIENGLHEFLDGFQKELNAVDDQISATFFSLSPLVSEPPMNRQVQTLTW, encoded by the coding sequence ATGCTAAGTCGTGTTGCAAATTCAATCTATTGGCTGAATCGCTATATCGAGCGGGCTGAAAATGTGGCTCGTTTTATTGATGTTAACTTAAACTTGATGTTGGATTTGCCCTCGGGGGTGAGCCAACAGTGGAAGCCTTTAGTAGTGACGACGGGAGATCTTAAGTTTTTTGAAGAGCGTTATGGGGAAGCCACTGCGGAAAATGTGATTCAGTTTCTCACCTTTGATTTGGAGTATCCCAACTCGATTTTGTCCTGCTTGCGAGCCGCTCGGGAAAATGCTCGCTCAATTCGGGAAATTATTTCCTCGGAAATGTGGGAAGAGGTTAATACGTTCTATCACATGGTGCAAGAGGCAGCAGTCAATAATGGCCATCACAATGTGAGTAACCTCTTTCAACAGTTGTTTTTTCATGTGAAGTTTGCCAGTCATCGCTTTGCTGGGGTGATGGATGCCACCATGAGCCATAATGAGGGCTGGCACTTTGGTCAGTTGGGACGTTTGCTAGAACGGGCCGATAAAAAGGCCCGCATTTTGGACGTTAAATACTATATTCTGTTGCCCTCAGCTCAGTTAGTGGGGACTCCATTGGACCAAATTCAATGGATTGCCTTATTAAAGTCTGCCAGTGCCTATGAAATGTACCGGAAATATCAACATCGAATTATTCCAGCGAGTGTGGCTGAGTTTATGATTCTCAATCGTGAGTTTCCTCGTTCCATTAGTTTTTGTGTTCAGGAAGCGGAGCGGTGTTTGCATCAAATTACAGGAACCCCTGTGGGAACCTGGTGCAATGGTGCGGAACGGTCTCTAGGGCAACTCTGTGCTAAGTTAGGCTATATCACCATTCAAGATATTATCGAAAATGGACTGCATGAGTTTTTGGATGGCTTTCAAAAAGAGTTAAATGCAGTGGACGACCAAATTTCTGCGACCTTCTTTAGCTTGTCGCCTTTAGTCTCCGAGCCACCTATGAACCGACAAGTTCAAACCTTAACATGGTAG
- a CDS encoding transglutaminase family protein, producing MSQFKIEHLTTYCYNQAVFLKPHICRLYPHSQGYQRLLSYQLDVTPKPLGRSQGVDLDGNTVIKLWFEQPTQQLQIRSQSQVETLQINPFEYLLDDGGERLPIDYPSSLRSQLLPYLNPPVILPQGGDPVAIELAEELLHLADYQTLRFLNDLNQRIYSQCNYVTRLEGDPQPPGITWRTKRGSCRDVTVLFAAVCRAVGLAARFVSGYQEGDPDQQEYDLHAWVEVYLPGAGWRGYDPTHGLAVAAGHISVAASPYPRSAAPVQGSVTPIQPVWESGKPLETSLETRIHIEGYR from the coding sequence ATGAGCCAGTTTAAAATTGAGCACCTCACCACCTATTGCTACAATCAGGCGGTATTTCTTAAACCTCATATTTGTCGCCTGTATCCTCATAGTCAGGGTTACCAACGGCTGCTGAGCTATCAATTGGACGTTACGCCGAAGCCGTTGGGGCGATCGCAGGGGGTGGATCTCGATGGGAATACGGTCATCAAACTCTGGTTTGAGCAACCGACCCAACAACTGCAAATCCGTTCTCAGTCCCAGGTTGAAACTTTACAAATAAATCCCTTTGAGTATCTGCTTGATGATGGCGGAGAGCGGCTGCCGATTGATTATCCCAGTTCCCTGCGATCGCAGCTTCTCCCCTATCTGAATCCTCCCGTCATTCTACCTCAGGGGGGAGATCCCGTGGCCATTGAGTTAGCCGAAGAACTGTTACATTTAGCCGACTATCAAACCCTTCGCTTCCTCAACGATCTCAATCAACGGATTTATAGCCAATGTAATTACGTCACCCGTCTCGAAGGAGACCCCCAACCTCCGGGTATTACCTGGCGGACGAAACGAGGCTCCTGTCGCGATGTCACCGTCCTATTTGCAGCCGTCTGTCGCGCCGTGGGTTTGGCCGCTCGCTTTGTGAGTGGTTATCAGGAGGGAGACCCAGACCAGCAGGAGTATGACCTTCATGCTTGGGTTGAAGTCTATTTACCCGGTGCCGGTTGGCGTGGCTATGACCCCACCCATGGCCTGGCCGTCGCCGCCGGACATATTAGCGTCGCTGCCAGTCCCTACCCTCGTTCTGCGGCTCCCGTCCAGGGGAGCGTCACCCCGATTCAACCGGTCTGGGAGAGTGGCAAACCTCTAGAAACCAGTTTAGAGACACGAATCCACATTGAGGGCTACCGTTAA
- a CDS encoding squalene/phytoene synthase family protein: MHLDSKIQVWQRPLPTSIAPFVGSCKFQALPSDALKDDDNAAWILTLDRPWRHHWLERVRWIRWVDRLAENDLLGGPGCRFAAFCRSWQRLRDQQVINPQDCWGTWLSAIQQRWFEGEVDSVRIRAWDSYIEASARYHCHDLCLADLPELEALYNGFAGNFFQIFPLLDSHQFEAVRHFGILDQFYNQLRDLAEDAQQGFCYFPQTVLEEFGLARSQFLEGTAVDQPRYHHLMNFWLDDYLPTLIKNAEPFLQAEDLHPSWQLLRYWSLHRYSRIEQVLYESHLDYRQFPYRYWSAVRHDLRNWRWFPR; the protein is encoded by the coding sequence GTGCATCTTGACTCTAAAATTCAGGTTTGGCAACGCCCATTGCCCACCAGCATCGCGCCATTCGTGGGGTCATGTAAGTTTCAAGCCCTACCAAGTGATGCCCTCAAGGATGATGATAATGCGGCTTGGATTTTAACCCTAGATCGTCCCTGGCGACATCATTGGCTCGAACGAGTTCGTTGGATTCGTTGGGTCGATCGCTTAGCGGAAAATGATCTCCTAGGCGGTCCAGGTTGCCGCTTTGCCGCCTTCTGCCGCAGTTGGCAACGGTTGCGTGATCAGCAGGTCATCAACCCCCAAGACTGCTGGGGAACCTGGTTGAGTGCCATCCAACAGCGTTGGTTTGAGGGGGAGGTCGATTCGGTGCGGATTCGGGCTTGGGACAGCTATATTGAGGCTAGCGCTCGCTACCACTGTCATGATCTCTGCCTCGCTGACCTCCCAGAATTAGAGGCTCTGTATAATGGCTTTGCCGGAAATTTCTTTCAAATCTTTCCCCTGCTAGATTCCCACCAGTTTGAGGCGGTGCGGCATTTCGGGATTCTGGATCAGTTTTATAACCAGTTACGGGACTTGGCGGAGGATGCTCAGCAGGGGTTCTGTTATTTTCCGCAGACGGTGTTGGAGGAGTTTGGTTTGGCGCGATCGCAATTCCTGGAAGGAACGGCAGTGGACCAGCCCCGATATCATCATCTGATGAACTTTTGGCTCGATGACTATCTGCCGACCTTGATTAAGAACGCTGAACCCTTTTTGCAGGCCGAAGACCTCCATCCCTCCTGGCAATTGCTGCGTTACTGGTCATTACACCGCTACAGTCGCATCGAACAGGTCTTGTACGAGAGTCACCTGGACTATCGCCAATTCCCCTACCGCTATTGGTCCGCCGTCCGTCATGACTTGCGGAACTGGCGTTGGTTCCCCCGTTAA
- a CDS encoding PAS domain S-box protein: MSLERENDQLRRRLAELEQELQERRRFEAQMGSIAEDLTGSVFSNSRQAPLTPEDDRFCLDSQLFRAYVEAANDMVYAVDLQGQLTFINSYGERLLGCPPQAWRGKTYLDFVAPLYRDVTAQAFERLLTSGELKDFEFQVQTRRGTYLDLEVNGRLLYNQGVLVGGLGIARDITERKQVQRQLQMFMKAVDSAYDSTTIVTPDGTIVYVNTATARMFGYDREQLMGQRNALFYPEDAVVSMDWLLEQVFANEQLGWSGEVMCQRASGECFPALISVGVMLRDDQVTSLRADGMSLTPVNIDRILITCRDITEQKNNQAKLAATNLELERASRLKSVFLANMSHELRTPLTSILGFSNLLLQEMFGTLNKKQTLYLERIHESGEHLLKLISDVLDLSKVEAGKIELTLHSLTAMQLCGEAIALMSEQARLKRISLTLEVESPEIRVMADELRLRQMLLNLLSNAIKFSESGTAVQLKVEQDTTYVYLRVCDQGIGIPESQQALLFQPFQQLDSSLARHHEGTGLGLALTRKLAELHGGTVTCHSTPGEGSQFTIMLPQQARRPSPPTDPPSPTQALDNSPQVGSWSLLLVEDHQANAMLLRDILEFWGYCVTHVKDAYEALAWLQEHRPDAMLVDIHLPELDGLQLTQEVRRNFAEPRIPIIAITALAMAGDRQRCLDAGCDDYLTKPVSCDRLAQLLQNYLGGSSETSETVDSP, translated from the coding sequence ATGTCTCTCGAACGTGAAAACGATCAATTACGCCGTCGCCTTGCAGAACTCGAACAAGAATTGCAGGAGCGGAGGCGTTTCGAGGCCCAAATGGGGTCAATCGCGGAGGATCTCACTGGCTCAGTTTTCTCGAACTCACGTCAAGCACCGTTGACTCCAGAGGATGACCGCTTTTGTCTCGATAGTCAACTGTTCCGTGCCTATGTTGAGGCGGCAAATGATATGGTCTATGCTGTCGATTTACAAGGACAGTTGACCTTTATTAACTCCTATGGGGAACGGTTATTGGGGTGTCCACCCCAAGCCTGGCGGGGCAAAACCTATTTAGATTTTGTTGCTCCCCTATATCGAGATGTAACAGCTCAAGCATTTGAGCGACTTTTAACCTCTGGAGAGCTGAAAGATTTTGAGTTTCAGGTTCAAACCCGCCGTGGGACCTATTTAGATTTAGAAGTTAATGGTCGCTTGTTGTATAACCAAGGGGTATTAGTTGGTGGGTTAGGCATTGCTCGCGACATCACCGAGCGCAAACAGGTTCAGCGCCAATTACAGATGTTTATGAAGGCGGTGGATTCTGCCTATGACAGTACCACAATTGTCACCCCAGATGGGACAATTGTTTATGTGAATACGGCGACGGCTCGGATGTTTGGCTATGATCGAGAGCAGTTGATGGGCCAGCGGAATGCCTTGTTTTATCCCGAGGATGCTGTGGTTTCCATGGACTGGTTGCTCGAACAAGTTTTCGCGAATGAGCAACTGGGTTGGAGCGGTGAGGTGATGTGTCAACGGGCCAGCGGTGAATGTTTCCCGGCCCTGATTTCTGTGGGGGTGATGCTGCGCGACGATCAGGTTACGAGTCTCAGGGCTGATGGCATGAGTCTGACCCCAGTTAACATTGATCGAATCTTAATCACCTGCCGAGACATTACGGAGCAAAAAAATAATCAAGCGAAGTTAGCAGCCACTAACTTGGAGTTAGAACGAGCGAGCCGTTTAAAGTCGGTGTTTTTAGCCAATATGTCCCACGAGCTGCGAACTCCCTTGACCTCAATTTTAGGGTTTTCTAATCTTTTACTTCAAGAAATGTTTGGGACTCTAAATAAAAAGCAAACTCTTTATTTAGAGCGGATTCATGAGAGTGGAGAGCATTTGTTGAAGTTGATTAGTGATGTGTTGGACTTGTCTAAGGTTGAGGCTGGAAAAATCGAGCTGACGCTTCATTCTTTGACGGCGATGCAGCTCTGTGGTGAGGCGATCGCCCTGATGAGTGAGCAAGCTCGCCTAAAACGGATTTCCCTCACCCTAGAGGTGGAGAGTCCCGAGATACGGGTGATGGCCGATGAGTTAAGGTTACGGCAGATGCTGTTGAACTTATTGTCAAATGCCATTAAGTTTTCCGAGTCAGGGACGGCGGTTCAGCTCAAAGTCGAACAGGATACCACCTATGTTTACTTACGAGTCTGTGATCAGGGCATTGGTATCCCGGAATCGCAACAAGCTTTGTTATTCCAGCCCTTTCAACAGTTGGATAGTTCCCTGGCCCGTCATCATGAAGGAACGGGATTAGGCTTAGCCCTCACACGTAAGTTGGCTGAACTACATGGGGGAACCGTGACCTGTCATTCGACTCCAGGTGAGGGAAGCCAGTTTACGATTATGTTGCCTCAGCAAGCTCGACGTCCTAGCCCCCCGACAGATCCCCCCTCCCCCACTCAAGCTCTGGATAATTCGCCTCAGGTGGGGTCATGGTCATTGCTACTGGTCGAAGATCATCAAGCGAATGCCATGTTGTTAAGGGATATTTTAGAGTTTTGGGGCTACTGCGTGACCCATGTCAAGGATGCCTATGAGGCTCTGGCTTGGTTGCAAGAGCATCGGCCGGATGCCATGCTCGTGGATATTCATTTACCCGAATTAGACGGATTGCAACTCACTCAAGAGGTGCGTCGGAACTTCGCTGAACCGAGAATCCCGATCATTGCTATTACCGCCTTGGCCATGGCGGGCGATCGCCAACGCTGTTTAGACGCTGGCTGTGACGACTATCTCACCAAACCCGTCAGTTGCGATCGCCTGGCCCAACTCCTACAAAACTACCTCGGCGGAAGCTCAGAAACATCAGAAACCGTTGACTCACCCTAG
- the lgt gene encoding prolipoprotein diacylglyceryl transferase, which translates to MTCLNGLLAFQFASPGPILFELGPLTIRWYGFLIASAVLLGVTLAQFLAPKRGLNPDLIGDFAIWGLLGAIPMARLYYVLFQWQAYADRPAQVFAIWRGGIAIHGAILGGVLAGVLFARRQRISFWQLFDIITPSIILGQAIGRWGNFFNSEAFGRPTDLPWKLYIPQAMRPAQYMQEAYFHPTFLYESLWNLLVFALLLWLFFQGQRGKLLLKPGTLFLSYAIAYSLGRLAIEGLRIDSLMLGPVRVAQLVSFGGILLGVVGLLWLYVFGRSLPDVIGENESRAS; encoded by the coding sequence ATGACGTGTTTAAACGGTCTGCTGGCGTTTCAGTTTGCCTCGCCAGGCCCGATTTTGTTTGAGTTGGGTCCACTCACCATCCGTTGGTATGGGTTTCTCATCGCCAGTGCCGTGCTGCTGGGGGTGACTCTGGCTCAATTTCTGGCTCCCAAACGGGGACTTAACCCGGACTTAATTGGAGACTTTGCCATTTGGGGATTGCTCGGAGCCATCCCTATGGCCCGTCTATACTATGTTTTATTTCAATGGCAGGCCTACGCCGATCGCCCGGCTCAAGTCTTTGCCATTTGGCGAGGAGGGATTGCCATTCACGGCGCGATTCTCGGGGGGGTTCTCGCTGGAGTGCTGTTTGCCCGCCGACAACGAATCTCCTTTTGGCAACTCTTTGATATCATTACCCCGTCGATTATTCTCGGTCAGGCCATTGGACGATGGGGTAACTTTTTTAACTCAGAGGCATTTGGCCGACCCACTGACCTGCCCTGGAAGCTTTACATCCCGCAGGCAATGCGTCCAGCTCAATATATGCAAGAGGCCTACTTTCATCCTACATTTCTCTATGAATCCTTGTGGAACCTCTTGGTTTTTGCTCTCTTGCTTTGGCTATTTTTCCAAGGACAACGGGGTAAACTTCTCTTGAAGCCTGGAACCTTGTTTCTCAGTTATGCGATCGCCTATAGTCTCGGTCGCCTAGCCATTGAAGGACTACGCATTGATAGTCTGATGCTTGGACCGGTGCGTGTGGCTCAACTGGTAAGTTTTGGAGGCATTCTCTTGGGCGTCGTCGGCTTGCTCTGGCTCTATGTTTTCGGACGCTCCTTACCCGATGTCATTGGCGAGAATGAATCAAGAGCCTCTTAG
- the pstS gene encoding phosphate ABC transporter substrate-binding protein PstS codes for MVFKGRIFLGALAALTAGLAACGPGEPPDPDQAAQGPTGRGGRVSISGAGATFPAPLFQRWFDTYNREVDSNVQVSYQSVGSGAGLEQYINGTVDFGASEAPMQGDRLASFQAAYPYEPLQLPLVGGYVVFAYNLPGVDEELRFSRETYCGMVGGTITNWNDPAIAEDNPGVDFPDLPVTWVHRSDGSGTTFVFTNHMDTICPDWPAGAGTSVDWPVGIGGQGNEGVAASIVQNEGAFGYVSYAFAQLNEIPVARIENAAGNFPDPLPANASLAFEGEEVPEDFALLVPDPQHPDAYPISGLVWVLVYREYDDAEKWETLKEVFEWTIGPEGQAITEELFYVPMPESLTDRIREELDAVTAG; via the coding sequence ATGGTTTTTAAGGGACGTATTTTCCTCGGTGCACTTGCTGCGCTGACCGCTGGACTGGCGGCCTGTGGTCCTGGGGAACCCCCCGACCCCGACCAAGCTGCACAAGGCCCAACGGGTCGCGGTGGACGGGTTTCTATCAGTGGTGCTGGAGCAACATTCCCGGCCCCTTTATTTCAACGTTGGTTTGACACCTACAACCGAGAAGTGGACTCCAACGTCCAAGTCAGCTACCAATCCGTGGGTAGTGGTGCAGGATTGGAACAGTACATCAATGGAACCGTAGATTTCGGTGCCAGTGAGGCCCCCATGCAAGGCGATCGCCTTGCATCGTTCCAAGCTGCTTATCCTTACGAGCCGCTACAATTGCCCTTGGTTGGGGGATATGTTGTCTTTGCCTACAACCTCCCTGGCGTCGATGAAGAATTGCGGTTCTCTCGGGAAACCTATTGCGGCATGGTTGGCGGCACTATCACCAACTGGAATGATCCCGCCATTGCCGAGGACAACCCAGGTGTTGATTTTCCGGATCTGCCCGTGACTTGGGTTCACCGTTCCGACGGTTCAGGAACCACCTTTGTCTTCACCAACCATATGGACACCATTTGCCCAGATTGGCCCGCCGGTGCTGGGACATCCGTAGATTGGCCCGTGGGGATTGGGGGGCAAGGCAATGAGGGAGTCGCCGCCAGCATTGTTCAAAATGAAGGCGCATTTGGTTATGTCTCCTATGCCTTTGCCCAGCTCAACGAAATTCCTGTCGCCCGGATTGAAAATGCCGCCGGGAACTTCCCCGATCCCCTCCCCGCCAATGCCTCGTTGGCCTTTGAAGGGGAAGAGGTTCCCGAGGACTTTGCGCTTCTCGTTCCCGACCCTCAACATCCTGACGCTTACCCTATCTCCGGACTGGTTTGGGTCTTGGTTTATCGTGAGTATGACGATGCCGAAAAATGGGAAACCTTGAAAGAGGTCTTTGAATGGACCATTGGCCCCGAAGGACAAGCCATTACCGAAGAACTCTTCTATGTTCCCATGCCTGAGAGCCTGACCGATCGCATCCGAGAAGAACTCGATGCGGTGACTGCCGGATAA
- the pstC gene encoding phosphate ABC transporter permease subunit PstC, producing MTSGTDRDFASSGKSLDIYKRASTARILDLGFWGLTLSLALGGGAVLIWIIFQTAIAGWPAMQLFGLGFLFTSSWDPVNNIYGVLPQIYGTLVTTAIALIVAIPVGIGTAVFLTEDFAPKFIRTPIAFAIELIVAIPSVVLGIWGIFVLIPTLRPFFRFLNSSLGWLPFFGGGAPRGNNLFLVGLVLALMITPVIASLTRSTFEVLPSELRQGSLALGATRWETIVRVMIPAGLSGIISSIMLAMGRAMGETMVAAMLVGNANRINASILQPGSTITGLIASQFGEAGRTQVAALMYAGVVLMILSLLVNIFAELIIRRYQNIER from the coding sequence ATGACTTCAGGAACCGACCGTGATTTCGCCAGTTCTGGCAAATCCCTTGATATTTATAAGCGTGCCTCTACAGCCAGGATTCTCGATTTAGGCTTCTGGGGACTTACCCTAAGCCTAGCCCTTGGCGGTGGTGCCGTCCTGATTTGGATTATTTTTCAAACGGCGATCGCTGGCTGGCCCGCCATGCAGCTATTCGGGCTGGGTTTCCTATTCACCAGCAGTTGGGACCCCGTCAACAACATCTACGGCGTTCTACCGCAAATTTATGGAACCCTAGTCACCACTGCAATTGCCCTAATTGTGGCGATTCCCGTCGGAATTGGCACCGCCGTATTCCTCACGGAAGATTTTGCCCCCAAATTCATCCGCACCCCCATCGCCTTTGCCATTGAGTTGATTGTGGCCATTCCCAGTGTTGTTCTGGGGATTTGGGGAATTTTTGTGCTGATTCCTACATTACGTCCCTTCTTCCGTTTCCTAAACAGTTCTCTAGGCTGGCTGCCCTTTTTTGGCGGTGGTGCCCCCCGAGGCAACAACCTCTTCCTCGTCGGGCTAGTCTTGGCCCTGATGATTACTCCCGTGATTGCCTCCCTAACCCGCAGTACCTTTGAAGTCCTTCCCAGTGAACTGCGTCAAGGCTCCTTAGCCCTCGGAGCAACCCGCTGGGAAACCATTGTCCGGGTCATGATTCCGGCTGGACTATCGGGAATTATCAGTTCCATCATGTTAGCGATGGGTCGAGCGATGGGAGAAACCATGGTCGCTGCCATGCTCGTCGGCAATGCCAACCGAATTAACGCCTCAATTTTGCAACCGGGGTCAACCATCACCGGGTTAATTGCCTCCCAGTTTGGAGAAGCGGGACGCACTCAAGTAGCTGCTCTCATGTATGCCGGGGTCGTGTTGATGATTTTATCCCTGTTGGTCAACATCTTTGCCGAACTCATCATCCGCCGTTATCAAAACATTGAGCGTTAG
- the pstA gene encoding phosphate ABC transporter permease PstA: MGSIPDTTNDPSFEVPDLTSKAISGNRAIFGKVLTVISGICVALLIVPLLLLLINIFDKGLSRMTPELFTELPPPPGLTEGGIGHAIIGSIMTLAIGAAVSFPFGVLAAIYLAEFGRGTRIAYLVKFSANVLTGVPAILCGLFAYSVVVIPLGYFSAFSGGIALGVLMLPIVIRSTEESLLLVPLEMRQAAIGIGATRFQTIMKITLPAALPAIVTGLVLALARAAGEAAPLLFTAFNNSFWSTDPRGPIATLPVLIYFFSIIPYKAQQELAWAAALVLIVIVLISSLLGRMFIRSKRI; encoded by the coding sequence ATGGGCAGTATTCCAGACACAACCAATGATCCATCCTTTGAGGTCCCAGATTTAACCTCGAAGGCCATCAGTGGTAACCGTGCTATCTTCGGTAAGGTCTTAACCGTGATCAGCGGGATTTGTGTGGCTTTGCTGATTGTGCCACTGTTACTGTTACTGATTAATATCTTTGATAAGGGTCTGTCTCGCATGACCCCAGAACTGTTTACCGAACTGCCCCCACCCCCAGGCTTAACGGAAGGGGGAATTGGTCATGCGATTATCGGCAGTATCATGACCTTGGCCATTGGGGCGGCTGTAAGTTTCCCCTTTGGCGTGTTAGCGGCCATCTATTTGGCAGAATTTGGTCGAGGAACCCGGATTGCTTACCTCGTCAAGTTTTCTGCCAATGTACTCACGGGGGTTCCGGCTATCCTCTGCGGACTGTTTGCCTACAGTGTTGTGGTGATTCCCTTAGGCTACTTTTCGGCGTTTTCAGGGGGAATTGCCCTCGGGGTGTTGATGTTGCCGATTGTGATTCGCTCTACGGAGGAATCTCTGTTACTCGTTCCCCTTGAAATGCGACAGGCGGCGATTGGGATTGGAGCCACGCGCTTCCAAACGATTATGAAAATCACCCTCCCGGCGGCATTACCGGCAATTGTCACTGGGTTGGTGTTGGCGTTAGCACGGGCGGCTGGGGAAGCGGCACCTCTGTTATTTACTGCCTTTAACAATAGTTTCTGGTCCACTGACCCGAGAGGCCCAATTGCTACGCTACCGGTCTTGATTTATTTCTTTTCTATTATTCCCTACAAGGCACAGCAAGAATTGGCTTGGGCCGCTGCCTTAGTCTTGATTGTGATTGTCTTGATTAGTAGTTTGCTCGGTCGGATGTTTATCCGCTCGAAGCGCATTTAG
- the pstB gene encoding phosphate ABC transporter ATP-binding protein, producing the protein MSPDAALKTENLHVFYGDNLAVREVSLKIPKNRVVAFIGPSGCGKSTVLRCFNRMNDLIAGARVEGKITFYDVDLYAKSVDPVSVRRRIGMVFQKPNPFPKSIFENIAFGARINGYKGDLDELVERSLRKAAIWDEVKDKLKESGLALSGGQQQRLCIARAIALSPDVILMDEPCSALDPISTMRVEELIHELKQQYTIVIVTHNMHQASRVSDLTAFYNAEATQKGNKVGYLVEYDETTKIFHNPARQETQDYVSGRFG; encoded by the coding sequence ATGTCTCCTGACGCTGCCCTAAAAACTGAAAATCTTCATGTTTTTTATGGCGATAACTTAGCAGTTCGGGAGGTTAGCCTAAAAATCCCCAAAAACCGAGTTGTGGCGTTTATTGGTCCCTCGGGATGTGGGAAAAGTACAGTGCTGCGTTGCTTTAACCGCATGAATGATTTGATTGCAGGGGCGCGGGTAGAAGGGAAGATTACCTTCTATGATGTGGATTTATATGCCAAGTCTGTTGACCCCGTATCGGTGCGGCGGCGCATCGGGATGGTGTTCCAAAAACCCAACCCATTCCCCAAATCCATTTTTGAGAACATTGCCTTTGGGGCCCGCATTAATGGCTATAAGGGGGATCTCGATGAACTCGTCGAACGCTCCTTACGGAAAGCGGCGATTTGGGATGAGGTGAAGGATAAACTCAAGGAGAGTGGTTTAGCGCTGTCTGGGGGACAACAACAACGGCTCTGTATTGCCCGGGCGATCGCCCTCTCGCCGGATGTGATTCTCATGGATGAACCCTGCTCAGCCTTAGACCCCATCTCGACGATGCGGGTTGAGGAACTCATCCATGAACTGAAGCAGCAATACACGATTGTTATCGTCACCCACAATATGCACCAGGCCTCACGGGTGTCAGATTTGACGGCGTTCTACAATGCCGAAGCCACTCAGAAGGGCAATAAGGTGGGCTATTTGGTGGAATATGACGAAACCACTAAAATCTTCCATAATCCGGCCCGTCAGGAGACTCAGGACTATGTGAGTGGTCGTTTCGGTTAA
- the thiD gene encoding bifunctional hydroxymethylpyrimidine kinase/phosphomethylpyrimidine kinase, whose translation MVQRPRVAQPSAKIPVALTIAGSDSGGGAGIQADLRTFAFHCVHGTSALTCITAQNTLSVTRVDALPPESVIAQIDAVVNDIGADAIKTGMLLNAEIMAVVAERLETINCDRLVVDPVMVSRTGVCLIDDAAIATLRDRLIPQAAILTPNRYEAQILVKQEIHTLDDMKTAAEVIFKLGSQAVLIKGGGMRGKLCGVDVWFDGDTLEVLRTETVGTHHTHGTGCTISAAMTANLALEHSPLDATKEAKTYLTQALHHSLAIGEGQGPVGHYFPLLNSSTSK comes from the coding sequence ATGGTACAGCGTCCGAGAGTAGCCCAACCCTCGGCTAAGATTCCGGTGGCCCTAACCATCGCCGGTTCCGATAGCGGGGGTGGGGCCGGGATTCAGGCGGATTTACGAACCTTTGCCTTTCACTGTGTCCATGGAACCAGTGCCCTCACCTGTATTACTGCTCAAAATACCCTCAGCGTGACCCGGGTGGATGCTTTGCCACCCGAAAGCGTCATAGCACAAATTGATGCAGTTGTCAATGATATTGGCGCAGATGCCATCAAAACGGGGATGCTGCTCAATGCTGAGATTATGGCTGTTGTGGCCGAGCGATTGGAGACGATTAACTGCGATCGCCTGGTAGTGGACCCGGTCATGGTATCGCGCACGGGTGTCTGTCTGATTGACGACGCGGCGATCGCCACCCTACGCGATCGCCTAATTCCTCAAGCTGCTATCCTCACCCCCAACCGCTACGAAGCCCAAATCCTGGTCAAGCAAGAGATTCATACCCTCGATGACATGAAAACCGCCGCCGAAGTCATCTTCAAACTGGGCAGTCAGGCTGTATTAATCAAAGGGGGCGGAATGCGGGGGAAACTCTGTGGCGTTGATGTCTGGTTTGATGGGGATACCCTCGAAGTCCTCCGCACCGAAACCGTGGGAACCCATCACACCCACGGAACTGGCTGCACCATCTCCGCCGCCATGACCGCTAATCTGGCCTTAGAACACAGCCCTCTCGATGCCACTAAAGAGGCTAAAACCTATCTGACTCAGGCTCTGCACCATTCCCTCGCTATTGGCGAAGGCCAAGGCCCTGTCGGTCACTACTTCCCCCTCCTCAACTCCTCAACCTCCAAATAA